From the genome of Yersinia enterocolitica, one region includes:
- a CDS encoding chromosome partition protein MukE, with protein MSSTNIEVVMPVKLAQALANSLFPALDSQLRAGRHIGIDELDNHAFLMDFQEQLEEFYTRYNVELIRAPEGFFYLRPRSTTLIPRSVLSELDMMVGKILCYLYLSPERLAHEGIFAQHELYEELLSLADESKLLKFVNQRSTGSDLDKQKLQEKVRTSLNRLRRLGMIYFMGNDSSKFRITEAVFRFGADVRSGDDPREAQLRMIRDGEAMAVENSLSLHDESDETDITMGNAADSAEDEQE; from the coding sequence GCACTTGACAGCCAGTTACGTGCCGGTCGTCATATCGGGATTGATGAACTGGATAATCATGCTTTCCTGATGGATTTTCAGGAGCAACTGGAAGAGTTTTATACCCGTTATAACGTGGAGTTAATCCGTGCACCGGAAGGTTTCTTCTATCTGCGTCCCCGTTCTACCACGCTGATTCCACGCTCGGTGCTATCTGAGCTGGATATGATGGTTGGCAAGATCCTTTGTTATCTGTATCTCAGCCCTGAACGTTTGGCCCATGAAGGCATTTTCGCGCAGCACGAATTATACGAAGAGCTGCTAAGTCTGGCCGATGAGAGCAAATTGCTGAAGTTTGTTAACCAGCGCTCAACCGGGTCGGATTTGGATAAACAGAAGTTGCAGGAAAAAGTACGAACCTCACTTAACCGGCTGCGTCGGTTGGGGATGATCTACTTTATGGGCAATGACAGCAGCAAGTTTCGTATCACTGAAGCGGTATTCCGCTTTGGTGCTGATGTGCGTAGCGGCGATGACCCACGGGAAGCCCAGTTACGCATGATCCGTGATGGCGAGGCCATGGCGGTGGAAAACAGTCTGTCACTCCATGATGAAAGCGATGAAACTGACATCACCATGGGTAATGCAGCGGACAGTGCAGAGGATGAACAGGAATGA